The following proteins are encoded in a genomic region of Rhizobium sp. CCGE531:
- a CDS encoding iron-containing alcohol dehydrogenase — MSFSISAIPDIHFGEGRLSGLPAAVKSFDGVGAVLLVIDAFLAQSGLAAKVNAELAEAGVKTQVFSDFAGEPKLAHLHAAIEVGQGADMVIGIGGGSALDIAKIVACCIASGEDPMHYALAANPLPKNPLKKIMIPTTAGTGSETSATNIFAGPEGKKLWIWGPETKADLVILDPALTKTLPANLTAWCGLDAFIHAFEAATNRNTHRGAQFYAHQALRLITGALETAVKQPDDIAARGDVLLGSCFAGIAIDNCGTAIAHNVSHALAGLGPVHHGLATALGFEVTLGWLVEADTPELNAAAKACGVDSAAELPAFVSDWMDRCGVVRSLPAAFKPFDESDLAREMRATENQPMRRATIRDVTDADIDRFAAAVMALPKGI; from the coding sequence GTGTCCTTTTCCATTTCCGCCATTCCAGACATTCATTTCGGCGAGGGTAGGCTCTCCGGCTTGCCTGCCGCGGTCAAATCCTTCGATGGCGTCGGAGCCGTTCTGCTTGTGATCGACGCATTCCTGGCGCAGTCGGGCCTAGCCGCCAAGGTCAACGCCGAGCTTGCCGAAGCCGGTGTGAAGACGCAGGTCTTTTCCGATTTTGCCGGCGAGCCGAAGCTGGCGCATCTGCATGCGGCGATCGAGGTCGGGCAGGGGGCGGATATGGTGATCGGCATCGGCGGCGGCTCGGCACTCGATATCGCCAAGATCGTCGCCTGCTGCATCGCCTCCGGTGAGGATCCGATGCACTACGCGCTGGCGGCCAATCCGCTGCCGAAAAATCCGCTGAAGAAGATCATGATACCGACCACGGCCGGCACTGGCTCGGAGACGTCGGCGACGAATATCTTCGCCGGGCCCGAGGGCAAGAAGCTCTGGATCTGGGGGCCGGAGACGAAGGCCGATCTCGTCATCCTCGACCCGGCGCTGACGAAGACCTTGCCGGCCAATCTGACGGCATGGTGCGGCCTCGATGCCTTCATCCATGCTTTCGAAGCGGCAACGAACCGCAACACCCATCGTGGTGCGCAATTCTATGCGCATCAGGCACTGCGGTTGATCACCGGCGCTCTGGAGACGGCCGTCAAGCAGCCGGATGACATCGCCGCTCGCGGCGATGTGTTGCTCGGCTCCTGCTTTGCCGGCATCGCCATCGACAATTGCGGCACGGCGATCGCGCATAATGTCAGCCACGCGCTGGCGGGTCTTGGTCCCGTTCATCACGGGCTTGCGACGGCGCTGGGCTTCGAAGTGACGCTTGGCTGGCTTGTCGAAGCCGACACGCCGGAGCTGAATGCCGCGGCCAAGGCCTGCGGTGTCGATAGCGCCGCTGAGCTGCCCGCTTTCGTGTCCGACTGGATGGATCGCTGCGGTGTCGTCCGCTCGCTGCCGGCTGCCTTCAAGCCGTTCGATGAAAGCGATCTCGCCCGCGAGATGCGCGCAACCGAAAACCAGCCCATGCGGCGCGCGACGATCCGCGACGTGACGGATGCCGATATCGACCGCTTTGCCGCTGCCGTCATGGCGCTGCCGAAAGGAATCTGA
- a CDS encoding LysR substrate-binding domain-containing protein: protein MLEKIPLEAFRVFDAAARAMNFSRAGRELNITQAAVSRRIKGLEDHLGATLFTRRGRNLALTPDGERLFQRVRATLEYLEESLEPFRAGTGEIISIAASGSISHLWLGQRLRDFGKESPGISVRLLTTDVHSELASENNDLIIIYSTGEHPRWSLTPLMKEVLVPIVSPDYLAVRGLDPEALTAVDIAGLDLIDYERANAHWISFRQWFGRIGDPLKGKLPRPRLSFSTYIMAVEAALRGEGIALGSLGLIEEYLQSGALVTVGNDRVESGFGYYLGAPRFRSLSPEAAQLHRFLLQGQQV, encoded by the coding sequence ATGCTGGAGAAAATACCGCTGGAGGCCTTCCGCGTGTTCGATGCGGCCGCGCGCGCCATGAATTTTTCCCGCGCCGGCCGCGAGCTGAACATCACCCAGGCCGCCGTCAGCCGCCGCATCAAGGGGCTCGAGGATCACCTCGGCGCGACGCTCTTTACCCGGCGCGGCCGAAATCTGGCGCTGACGCCGGATGGTGAGCGGCTGTTCCAGCGCGTGCGCGCCACTTTGGAATATCTGGAGGAGAGCCTGGAGCCGTTTCGCGCCGGTACGGGCGAGATCATCTCGATTGCGGCGAGCGGCTCGATCTCGCATCTCTGGCTCGGGCAGCGGCTCAGGGACTTCGGCAAGGAGAGCCCAGGCATCTCCGTGCGCCTGCTGACGACGGACGTCCATTCGGAACTTGCCTCGGAGAACAACGACCTCATCATCATCTATTCCACGGGTGAACATCCGCGCTGGAGCCTGACGCCGCTGATGAAGGAGGTGCTGGTGCCGATCGTATCGCCGGACTATCTGGCTGTCCGTGGCCTCGACCCGGAGGCGCTGACAGCGGTCGACATCGCCGGGCTTGATCTCATCGACTACGAGCGCGCCAACGCCCATTGGATCAGCTTCCGCCAATGGTTCGGCCGCATCGGCGATCCCTTGAAAGGCAAGCTGCCGAGGCCGCGCCTGTCATTCTCGACCTATATCATGGCAGTGGAAGCAGCGCTCAGGGGCGAAGGCATAGCGCTCGGCAGCCTCGGCCTCATCGAGGAATATCTGCAGTCAGGCGCGCTCGTCACCGTCGGCAACGATCGCGTGGAAAGCGGCTTCGGATACTATCTCGGCGCTCCTCGTTTCCGCTCGCTGTCTCCCGAAGCGGCCCAGCTGCACCGGTTTCTGCTGCAGGGGCAACAGGTCTGA
- a CDS encoding F0F1 ATP synthase subunit epsilon, with protein MADNFNFELVSPERLLLSEQVIDVVIPATEGEMTVMANHAPTMTTIKPGVVKVHSASGKKQDYVVFGGFADILPTGCTLLAESAVPVEDMSRDELDRRINAAKAELEDAEHHEHKSRLEHFIMELSHLRGSIPQD; from the coding sequence ATGGCTGACAATTTCAATTTCGAACTGGTTTCTCCGGAGCGCCTGCTGCTGTCGGAACAGGTCATCGATGTCGTCATCCCCGCGACCGAAGGCGAGATGACCGTCATGGCGAACCATGCGCCGACCATGACGACGATCAAGCCGGGCGTCGTCAAGGTGCATTCCGCTTCGGGCAAGAAGCAGGACTATGTCGTTTTCGGCGGCTTTGCCGATATCCTGCCGACCGGCTGCACGCTGCTTGCCGAATCCGCCGTGCCGGTCGAGGACATGAGCCGCGACGAGCTGGACCGCCGCATCAATGCCGCCAAGGCAGAGCTTGAAGATGCCGAGCATCACGAGCACAAGTCGCGCCTGGAGCACTTCATCATGGAACTCTCGCATCTGCGTGGCTCGATCCCGCAGGATTGA
- the atpD gene encoding F0F1 ATP synthase subunit beta translates to MADAAKAAVSVGKVTQVIGAVVDVSFDGDLPKILNALETSNNGNRLVLEVAQHLGENSVRTIAMDSTEGLVRGQPVSDTGAPISVPVGHETLGRIMNVIGEPVDEAGPLVTAHKRAIHQDAPSYVEQSTEGQILVTGIKVVDLLAPYAKGGKIGLFGGAGVGKTVLIMELINNVAKAHGGYSVFAGVGERTREGNDLYHEMIESGVNKHGGGEGSKAALVYGQMNEPPGARARVALTGLTVAENFRDEGQDVLFFVDNIFRFTQAGSEVSALLGRIPSAVGYQPTLATDMGQMQERITTTTKGSITSVQAIYVPADDLTDPAPATSFAHLDATTVLSRSIAEKGIYPAVDPLDSTSRMLDPLVVGEEHYEIARKVQSTLQRYKALQDIIAILGMDELSEDDKLSVARARKIERFLSQPFFVAEVFTGAPGKLVALEDTIKGFKGLVNGEYDHLPEAAFYMVGSIDEAIEKAKKLAA, encoded by the coding sequence ATGGCTGACGCAGCTAAGGCCGCAGTTTCGGTCGGCAAGGTTACGCAGGTTATCGGCGCCGTCGTGGACGTTTCTTTCGACGGCGATCTGCCGAAGATCCTGAATGCTCTCGAAACCAGCAACAACGGCAACCGCCTTGTTCTGGAAGTCGCGCAGCACCTCGGCGAAAACTCGGTCCGCACGATCGCCATGGACTCCACCGAAGGTCTGGTTCGCGGCCAGCCCGTTTCCGATACCGGCGCTCCGATTTCGGTTCCGGTCGGCCACGAAACGCTCGGCCGCATCATGAACGTCATCGGCGAGCCCGTCGATGAAGCCGGTCCGCTGGTGACTGCCCACAAGCGCGCCATCCACCAGGACGCTCCGTCCTACGTCGAGCAATCCACCGAAGGCCAGATCCTGGTCACCGGCATCAAGGTCGTCGATCTGCTCGCGCCTTATGCAAAGGGCGGCAAGATCGGCCTGTTCGGCGGCGCCGGCGTCGGCAAGACCGTTCTCATCATGGAACTGATCAACAACGTCGCCAAGGCGCACGGTGGTTACTCGGTGTTCGCAGGCGTGGGTGAACGTACCCGCGAAGGCAACGACCTTTACCACGAAATGATCGAGTCCGGCGTCAACAAGCACGGCGGCGGCGAAGGTTCCAAGGCAGCGCTGGTTTACGGCCAGATGAACGAACCGCCGGGCGCCCGCGCTCGTGTCGCTCTGACCGGTCTGACGGTTGCCGAGAACTTCCGCGATGAAGGCCAGGACGTTCTGTTCTTCGTCGACAACATCTTCCGCTTCACCCAGGCAGGTTCGGAAGTGTCGGCTCTGCTCGGCCGTATTCCTTCGGCCGTGGGCTATCAGCCGACGCTCGCCACCGACATGGGCCAGATGCAGGAACGCATCACCACGACGACCAAGGGTTCGATCACCTCGGTTCAGGCCATTTACGTTCCGGCCGACGACTTGACCGACCCGGCGCCGGCAACTTCGTTCGCCCACCTGGACGCAACGACGGTTCTGTCGCGCTCGATCGCTGAAAAGGGCATCTACCCGGCTGTCGACCCGCTCGACTCCACCTCGCGCATGCTCGATCCGTTGGTCGTCGGCGAAGAGCATTACGAAATCGCTCGTAAGGTTCAGTCGACGCTGCAGCGCTACAAGGCCCTGCAGGACATCATCGCCATCCTGGGCATGGACGAACTGTCCGAAGACGACAAGCTCTCCGTTGCCCGCGCCCGCAAGATCGAGCGCTTCCTGTCGCAGCCGTTCTTCGTCGCCGAAGTCTTCACCGGTGCGCCGGGCAAGCTCGTTGCGCTCGAAGACACGATCAAGGGCTTCAAGGGCCTGGTCAACGGCGAATACGACCACCTGCCGGAAGCTGCCTTCTACATGGTCGGCTCGATCGACGAAGCGATCGAAAAGGCCAAGAAGCTGGCTGCCTGA
- a CDS encoding F0F1 ATP synthase subunit gamma, whose amino-acid sequence MPSLKDLKNRIASVKATQKITKAMKMVAAAKLRRAQEAAEAARPYSQRMGAVLANITAAVSDADDAPLLMTGTGKSNVHLLVVCTAERGLCGGFNSQIARFARDHARKLLAEGKTVKIFTVGKKGHDILRREYASLIIERKELRDVKRIGFDNADAIGKRVIEMFEAGEFDVCTLFYSEFKSVISQVPTALQLIPASAPAVVEEDAAHKGAVYEYEPDAASILADLIPRNISVQIFRALLENVAGEMGAKMSAMDNATRNAGEMINKLTLNYNRQRQAQITKELIEIISGAEAL is encoded by the coding sequence ATGCCTTCACTTAAGGATCTGAAAAACCGGATCGCCTCCGTCAAGGCGACGCAGAAGATCACCAAGGCGATGAAAATGGTCGCCGCGGCGAAGCTTCGGCGTGCCCAGGAGGCGGCTGAGGCCGCACGGCCTTATTCGCAGCGCATGGGCGCCGTTCTCGCCAACATTACCGCTGCCGTCAGCGATGCGGATGACGCACCCCTGCTGATGACCGGCACCGGCAAGAGCAATGTGCATCTGCTTGTTGTCTGCACGGCCGAGCGCGGTCTCTGCGGCGGTTTCAATTCGCAGATTGCGCGCTTCGCCCGCGATCATGCCCGCAAGCTGCTGGCCGAAGGCAAGACGGTGAAGATCTTCACCGTCGGCAAGAAGGGCCACGACATCCTGCGTCGCGAATATGCCTCGCTGATCATCGAGCGCAAGGAATTGCGCGACGTCAAGCGCATCGGCTTCGACAATGCCGATGCGATCGGCAAGCGCGTCATCGAGATGTTCGAAGCTGGCGAGTTCGATGTCTGCACGCTGTTCTATTCCGAGTTCAAGTCGGTGATCAGCCAGGTGCCGACGGCGCTGCAGCTCATTCCGGCCTCGGCTCCGGCTGTTGTCGAAGAAGACGCCGCTCACAAGGGCGCCGTCTACGAATATGAGCCGGATGCGGCTTCGATCCTCGCGGACCTGATCCCGCGCAACATCTCCGTCCAGATCTTCCGCGCGTTGCTCGAAAACGTCGCCGGCGAAATGGGTGCCAAGATGAGCGCGATGGACAACGCGACGCGCAATGCCGGTGAGATGATCAACAAGCTGACGCTGAACTACAACCGTCAGCGTCAGGCGCAGATCACCAAGGAATTGATTGAAATCATTTCGGGCGCGGAAGCGCTCTGA
- the atpA gene encoding F0F1 ATP synthase subunit alpha, giving the protein MDIRAAEISAILKDQIKNFGKEAEVSEVGQVLSVGDGIARVYGLDNVQAGEMVEFPGGIRGMALNLESDNVGVVIFGSDRDIKEGDTVKRTGAIVDVPVGPELLGRVVDALGNPIDGKGPINATRRSRVDVKAPGIIPRKSVHEPMSTGLKAIDALIPVGRGQRELVIGDRQTGKTAIILDTILNQKAIHDAGPDSEKLYCVYVAVGQKRSTVAQFVKVLEERGALKYSIIVAATASDAAPMQFLAPFAGCAMGEYFRDNAQHALIGYDDLSKQAVAYRQMSLLLRRPPGREAYPGDVFYLHSRLLERAAKMNDELGAGSLTALPVIETQGNDVSAFIPTNVISITDGQIFLETDLFYQGIRPAVNVGLSVSRVGSSAQIKAMKQVAGSIKGELAQYREMAAFAQFGSDLDAATQRLLNRGARLTELLKQPQFSPLKTEEQVAVIFAGVNGYLDKVAVPQIGKFEQGLLSYLRSEGKEILDTIRAEKAISDATKGKLTAALDSFAKSFA; this is encoded by the coding sequence ATGGATATCCGCGCAGCGGAAATTTCCGCAATTCTGAAAGATCAGATCAAAAACTTCGGCAAGGAAGCTGAAGTCTCCGAAGTCGGCCAGGTTCTCTCCGTCGGTGACGGTATCGCCCGCGTCTACGGTCTGGACAACGTCCAGGCCGGCGAAATGGTCGAATTCCCCGGCGGCATCCGCGGCATGGCGCTGAACCTCGAATCCGACAATGTCGGCGTGGTTATCTTCGGCTCCGACCGTGACATCAAGGAAGGCGACACCGTCAAGCGCACCGGCGCGATCGTTGACGTTCCGGTCGGTCCGGAACTGCTCGGCCGCGTTGTCGACGCGCTCGGCAACCCGATCGACGGCAAGGGCCCGATCAATGCGACCCGCCGTTCGCGCGTCGACGTCAAGGCTCCGGGCATCATCCCGCGCAAGTCGGTTCATGAGCCGATGTCGACCGGCCTCAAGGCTATTGATGCTCTGATCCCGGTTGGCCGCGGCCAGCGCGAGCTCGTCATCGGTGACCGCCAGACCGGCAAGACCGCCATCATTCTCGACACGATCCTGAACCAGAAGGCCATCCACGATGCCGGCCCGGACAGCGAAAAGCTGTACTGCGTCTACGTCGCCGTCGGCCAGAAGCGTTCGACCGTTGCCCAGTTCGTCAAGGTGCTCGAAGAGCGCGGCGCGCTGAAGTATTCGATCATCGTTGCGGCAACCGCTTCCGACGCGGCTCCGATGCAGTTCCTGGCTCCGTTTGCCGGTTGCGCCATGGGCGAATATTTCCGTGACAACGCCCAGCACGCCCTGATCGGCTATGACGACCTTTCCAAGCAGGCCGTTGCCTATCGTCAGATGTCGCTGCTGCTGCGCCGCCCGCCGGGCCGCGAAGCTTACCCGGGCGACGTCTTCTATCTGCATTCGCGTCTCCTTGAGCGCGCTGCCAAGATGAACGACGAATTGGGCGCCGGCTCGCTGACCGCTCTGCCTGTCATCGAAACCCAGGGCAACGACGTTTCGGCCTTCATTCCGACCAACGTGATCTCGATCACCGACGGCCAGATCTTCCTCGAAACCGACCTGTTCTATCAGGGCATCCGTCCGGCCGTTAACGTCGGTCTGTCGGTTTCGCGCGTCGGCTCGTCCGCGCAGATCAAGGCGATGAAGCAGGTTGCCGGCTCGATCAAGGGCGAACTCGCCCAGTATCGTGAAATGGCCGCCTTCGCCCAGTTCGGTTCGGACCTCGATGCCGCAACCCAGCGCCTGCTGAACCGCGGTGCACGCCTGACGGAACTCCTGAAGCAGCCGCAATTCTCGCCGCTGAAGACGGAAGAGCAGGTTGCGGTGATCTTCGCCGGTGTCAATGGCTACCTCGACAAGGTCGCGGTTCCGCAGATCGGCAAGTTCGAACAGGGCCTGCTGTCCTACCTCCGTTCGGAAGGCAAGGAAATCCTCGACACGATCCGCGCCGAAAAGGCCATCAGCGACGCGACCAAGGGCAAGCTCACCGCTGCTCTCGATAGCTTCGCCAAGTCTTTCGCCTGA
- a CDS encoding F0F1 ATP synthase subunit delta, whose product MPVADTSQHISGVAERYASSLFELALEEGAVPAVTADLDRFQAMLDESEDLKRFVLSPVFSAEEQVGAIQALATKTGFGAYVTNFLKLVASNRRLFALPGMIKAFRIIAAQHRGEISAEVTSAHALTPAQEDELKAALKGVTGKDVAIAVTVDPTILGGLIVKVGSRQIDTSLRTKLSTLKLALKEVG is encoded by the coding sequence GTGCCCGTGGCAGACACATCCCAGCATATTTCTGGTGTTGCAGAACGATATGCCTCGTCGCTGTTCGAGTTGGCCCTTGAAGAAGGTGCGGTGCCGGCAGTGACTGCCGATCTCGATCGGTTCCAAGCCATGCTCGACGAAAGCGAAGATCTGAAGCGTTTCGTCCTCAGCCCGGTCTTTTCGGCCGAAGAGCAGGTCGGCGCGATCCAGGCGCTGGCAACGAAGACCGGCTTCGGCGCCTATGTCACCAATTTTCTGAAGCTTGTGGCCAGCAACCGGCGCCTTTTTGCGCTGCCGGGCATGATCAAGGCTTTCCGTATCATCGCCGCCCAGCATCGCGGCGAGATTTCCGCCGAGGTCACCTCGGCCCATGCGCTCACCCCCGCGCAGGAAGATGAATTGAAGGCGGCGCTGAAGGGCGTCACCGGCAAGGACGTGGCAATTGCCGTCACCGTCGATCCGACGATCCTCGGCGGCCTGATCGTCAAGGTCGGCTCCCGCCAGATCGATACGTCCCTTCGCACCAAACTCTCCACCCTTAAGCTTGCATTGAAAGAGGTCGGCTGA
- a CDS encoding DUF4345 domain-containing protein: MELYFPTEFGERLAYCSAAVTALIGLFLMFAPGYAYRFLKLQVKEGRSEAYAEARSAGGFMVGLGLVAILLAQPMIYLALGASFGVAAFGRILSLMSDRGSLFLSLLLLVVQAILATLPFLYGLGYI; this comes from the coding sequence ATGGAGCTTTATTTTCCGACCGAATTCGGCGAGCGGCTTGCCTATTGTTCGGCTGCAGTCACGGCGTTGATCGGCCTCTTCCTGATGTTTGCGCCCGGTTACGCCTATCGCTTCCTCAAGCTGCAGGTGAAGGAAGGGCGGTCTGAAGCCTATGCCGAGGCTCGGTCGGCCGGCGGCTTCATGGTCGGCCTGGGGCTGGTGGCGATCCTCCTGGCGCAGCCGATGATCTATCTCGCGCTCGGCGCCTCCTTCGGCGTCGCGGCGTTCGGCCGCATCCTGTCGCTGATGTCTGATCGTGGCAGCTTATTTTTGAGTCTTCTCCTTCTGGTTGTGCAGGCGATTCTCGCGACGCTACCTTTTCTCTATGGGCTGGGCTATATTTGA
- a CDS encoding primosomal protein N': MSKDSSDLFGALFEAAPAKPVMSRTVPVLVPMPAPRAYSYAVPEGMAVEPGSVVQVPLGPRQVIGVVWDGDDDGGVDPKKLRPISHVFDCPPLGKHMRDFVDWVATYTLSPPGLVARMALRAPAAFDPEPMIEGLRFIGGQPERLTPARAKVMEIAADGLSWTRTGLAHAAGVSTSVIDGLISQGIFETIFLPPPPVVAKPDPEFTLSRLQGPQKEAADEILADVRKGEFAVSLIDGVTGSGKTEVYFEAIAETLRRGKQVLILLPEIALTASFLDRFQDRFGAKPAEWHSDLAPRMREKVWRQAVTGEVRVVAGARSALFLPFEDLGLIIVDEEHDPAYKQEDRVYYNARDMAVVRGRIGDFPVVLVSATPSVESQVNGQSGRYTTIHLPTRFGDAALPDLHLIDMRRHAPERGGFLSPVMIRAIGKTVAKGEQALLFLNRRGYAPLTLCRVCGHRFQCPQCSSWLVEHRFRGQIQCHQCGYAERTPEACPECGTLDHLVACGPGVERIAEEVERHFPEARTIVLSSDIMGGVKRLRLELDAIAKGEADIVIGTQLVAKGHNFPLMTLVGIVDADLGLANGDPRAAERTFQLLSQVTGRAGRTGLESHGLLQTYQPQHPVMQAIVSGDASAFYEREISERERAILPPFGRLASIIVSADTRQDAETHARSMRNAAPQVTGISVLGPAEAPIALVRGRHRFRLLVHGRRNSDMQGFLRALLAQSPKERGSVQVQLDIDPQSFL; the protein is encoded by the coding sequence ATGAGCAAAGATTCTTCCGATCTGTTCGGTGCGCTTTTCGAGGCGGCGCCCGCGAAGCCTGTCATGAGCCGCACGGTTCCTGTTCTCGTGCCGATGCCGGCGCCGAGGGCCTATTCCTATGCCGTGCCCGAGGGCATGGCGGTGGAGCCGGGTTCGGTCGTGCAGGTGCCGCTCGGGCCGCGGCAGGTCATCGGCGTCGTCTGGGATGGTGATGACGACGGCGGTGTCGATCCGAAGAAGCTTCGGCCGATCAGCCATGTGTTCGATTGCCCGCCGCTCGGCAAGCATATGCGCGATTTCGTCGATTGGGTCGCGACTTATACGCTGTCGCCGCCGGGGCTGGTGGCGCGCATGGCCTTGCGGGCGCCGGCCGCCTTCGATCCCGAACCGATGATCGAAGGGCTGCGCTTTATCGGAGGCCAGCCGGAGCGGCTGACGCCGGCCCGCGCCAAGGTGATGGAGATTGCCGCCGACGGGCTATCCTGGACGCGCACGGGGCTGGCGCACGCGGCGGGGGTTTCCACCAGCGTCATCGACGGGCTGATTTCGCAGGGCATTTTCGAGACCATTTTTTTGCCGCCGCCCCCGGTCGTCGCCAAGCCAGACCCGGAATTCACTCTTTCGCGGCTGCAAGGACCGCAGAAGGAGGCGGCCGACGAGATCCTGGCTGACGTGCGCAAGGGCGAGTTTGCGGTTTCGCTGATCGACGGCGTTACCGGCTCCGGCAAGACGGAGGTCTATTTCGAGGCCATTGCCGAAACGCTGAGGCGCGGCAAGCAGGTGCTGATCCTCTTGCCGGAGATCGCGCTGACGGCAAGTTTTCTCGATCGCTTTCAGGATCGCTTCGGCGCCAAGCCGGCCGAATGGCATTCCGATCTTGCGCCGCGCATGCGCGAAAAGGTCTGGCGCCAGGCCGTCACCGGCGAGGTCAGGGTCGTGGCCGGCGCGCGCTCGGCGCTCTTTCTGCCTTTCGAGGATCTCGGCCTCATCATCGTCGATGAAGAGCACGATCCCGCCTACAAGCAGGAGGACCGGGTCTATTACAATGCGCGAGATATGGCCGTGGTGCGCGGCCGCATCGGCGATTTTCCCGTGGTGCTGGTCTCGGCGACCCCTTCGGTCGAAAGCCAGGTCAACGGCCAGAGCGGGCGCTACACGACAATCCATTTGCCGACCCGCTTTGGCGATGCAGCACTTCCAGACCTGCACCTGATCGACATGCGCCGGCATGCGCCGGAGCGCGGCGGCTTTCTTTCGCCCGTCATGATCCGCGCGATCGGCAAGACGGTTGCCAAGGGCGAGCAGGCGCTCTTGTTCCTCAACAGGCGCGGCTATGCGCCGCTGACGCTCTGCCGCGTCTGCGGCCACCGGTTCCAGTGCCCGCAATGCTCCAGCTGGTTGGTGGAGCACCGGTTTCGCGGCCAGATCCAGTGCCATCAATGCGGCTATGCCGAGCGCACGCCGGAAGCCTGCCCCGAATGCGGCACGCTCGATCACCTCGTCGCCTGTGGGCCAGGCGTCGAGCGCATCGCGGAAGAAGTGGAGCGGCATTTCCCCGAGGCGCGGACGATCGTGCTGTCCTCAGACATCATGGGCGGCGTCAAGCGGCTGAGGCTTGAGCTCGATGCGATCGCCAAGGGCGAGGCTGACATCGTCATCGGCACGCAGCTCGTCGCCAAGGGACACAATTTTCCGCTGATGACGCTGGTCGGCATCGTCGACGCGGACCTAGGCTTGGCCAATGGCGATCCCCGCGCCGCCGAGCGGACGTTCCAGCTCCTGTCGCAGGTGACGGGACGCGCCGGGCGAACCGGTCTTGAGAGCCACGGATTGCTGCAGACCTACCAGCCGCAGCATCCCGTCATGCAGGCGATCGTATCAGGCGACGCCAGCGCCTTTTACGAGCGCGAGATTTCGGAGCGCGAAAGGGCCATATTGCCGCCCTTCGGCCGGCTCGCCTCGATCATCGTGTCCGCCGACACGAGGCAGGATGCCGAAACCCACGCACGAAGCATGCGCAACGCGGCGCCGCAGGTGACCGGCATATCGGTGCTCGGCCCGGCGGAAGCGCCGATCGCGCTGGTGCGCGGCCGCCATCGCTTCCGCCTGCTGGTGCACGGCCGGCGCAATTCCGACATGCAGGGTTTCCTTCGCGCTTTGCTGGCGCAGTCACCGAAGGAGCGCGGCTCCGTGCAGGTTCAGCTCGATATCGATCCGCAAAGCTTCTTGTGA
- a CDS encoding TetR/AcrR family transcriptional regulator produces the protein MARPVEFDEKQALTSAMEIFRRRGFAGVSIKTLEKDTGVSSGSLYNSFGSKDRLFVRAINHYNAYVVANRIHRHLEADDPGAGLLSMFLSLLDEPGGGSAGCLLTNTAVEFAGEGGPVTDGVSQGFELLLSAFEKVLLRIGIIAGSRQGALKLLVLYQGLLVLIRHGHSNQDLRAIIYAEINSITGENHV, from the coding sequence ATGGCTCGACCAGTCGAGTTCGACGAGAAGCAAGCGCTGACTTCAGCCATGGAGATTTTCCGACGGCGTGGTTTCGCTGGTGTTTCCATAAAAACACTTGAGAAAGACACAGGAGTATCGTCCGGCAGCCTTTACAATAGCTTTGGCTCTAAGGATCGACTGTTCGTCAGAGCTATCAATCACTACAATGCGTACGTGGTTGCCAATCGCATCCATCGTCATCTCGAAGCGGACGATCCTGGCGCGGGCCTGCTTTCGATGTTTCTGTCATTACTCGATGAGCCCGGCGGTGGTTCAGCAGGTTGCCTGTTGACCAATACCGCCGTTGAATTCGCTGGCGAGGGCGGTCCGGTCACAGACGGCGTTTCACAAGGATTTGAGCTTTTGCTCAGCGCTTTTGAAAAAGTGCTCCTTCGAATCGGAATTATCGCGGGATCACGGCAGGGAGCGCTCAAGCTATTGGTCCTCTACCAGGGGCTGCTTGTGCTCATCCGCCACGGTCATTCAAACCAAGACTTACGCGCTATCATCTATGCCGAAATCAATTCAATTACAGGAGAAAACCATGTCTGA
- a CDS encoding nuclear transport factor 2 family protein has product MSEANWSRYSKSWSQPQAERDAALAALTSDNVTYTDPNVELTGRKAFSQYMGEFQTQFPGTAFEIVDVREHHEQSLANWKLVDGNRATIMLGTSHARLTPEGKFASFTGFF; this is encoded by the coding sequence ATGTCTGAAGCCAATTGGAGTCGTTACAGCAAAAGCTGGTCGCAACCGCAAGCGGAGCGCGATGCAGCGCTCGCGGCGTTGACGTCAGATAATGTCACTTATACGGACCCCAATGTCGAGCTAACCGGACGCAAGGCCTTTTCCCAGTACATGGGCGAGTTTCAAACTCAGTTCCCTGGAACCGCATTTGAGATAGTCGACGTACGCGAACATCATGAGCAATCGCTCGCCAACTGGAAGCTGGTCGACGGCAATCGCGCTACGATCATGCTGGGTACAAGTCATGCGAGACTGACACCCGAGGGGAAATTTGCGTCGTTCACAGGATTTTTTTGA